In the genome of Pelagibacterium nitratireducens, one region contains:
- the cbiE gene encoding precorrin-6y C5,15-methyltransferase (decarboxylating) subunit CbiE, translated as MADRWLTIVGIGEDGLDGLTDLTKSLIANAEVVFGGERHLRLVRNMNLAEQRRWQSPIETSIEEVARLRGRKRVCVLASGDPFHYGIGATLARRIPAAEMLVVTSPSSFSLAAARMGWPLQDVTTLSLHGRPIELVLPHLHPGRKILALTSDETEPARISALLTGAGFGRSAVTVLDALGGPHEKVRTTLAQSFDLENISPLNVLAIDILADENARIVPLTPGLPDYWFSHDGQITKREIRALTLSSLAPRRGEMLWDIGAGSGSVGIEWMLSDPSLSAIAIEADPVRGSRIVDNAALMGVPGLTIRVGRAPQVLEKLEQPDAIFIGGGGTDDGVVDAAIAALKPGGRLVANAVTLEMEALLALLHQQMGGSLARIQVARAEPLGTMSGWRPAMPVTQWVWVK; from the coding sequence ATGGCTGACCGCTGGCTCACCATCGTCGGCATAGGAGAAGACGGGCTCGACGGTCTCACCGATCTCACCAAGTCGTTGATTGCCAATGCGGAAGTGGTGTTTGGCGGCGAGCGGCATCTGCGCCTCGTGCGCAACATGAACCTTGCCGAACAGCGCCGCTGGCAGAGCCCGATCGAAACCTCGATCGAAGAAGTCGCCCGGCTGCGCGGCCGCAAACGCGTCTGCGTGCTGGCCAGTGGCGATCCGTTTCATTACGGCATCGGCGCTACTCTGGCCCGCCGCATTCCGGCGGCAGAAATGCTTGTAGTTACAAGCCCTTCCTCGTTCTCCCTCGCCGCCGCCCGCATGGGCTGGCCGCTGCAGGACGTGACCACATTATCTCTGCATGGACGCCCCATCGAGCTCGTTCTGCCGCACCTCCATCCCGGCCGGAAAATCCTCGCCCTGACCTCCGATGAGACCGAACCGGCCCGGATTTCCGCGCTTTTGACCGGGGCCGGGTTTGGCCGCAGCGCGGTGACGGTACTCGACGCCCTTGGCGGCCCGCACGAGAAGGTTCGCACCACGCTCGCGCAATCGTTCGATCTCGAAAACATAAGTCCGCTCAATGTTCTGGCAATAGATATTCTCGCGGACGAAAATGCGCGTATTGTTCCGCTCACGCCCGGCCTGCCCGATTATTGGTTCAGCCATGACGGGCAGATCACCAAGCGCGAGATCCGGGCACTGACCCTTTCCTCCCTTGCGCCGCGTCGTGGCGAAATGTTGTGGGATATAGGGGCGGGTTCGGGTTCGGTCGGCATCGAATGGATGCTGTCGGACCCCTCGCTTTCAGCCATCGCCATTGAGGCCGATCCCGTGCGCGGTTCCCGTATTGTGGACAATGCAGCGCTCATGGGTGTTCCGGGGTTGACAATCAGAGTCGGACGCGCGCCGCAAGTCCTTGAAAAACTTGAACAACCCGATGCAATTTTTATCGGGGGCGGCGGAACCGACGATGGCGTCGTCGATGCCGCGATCGCGGCTCTCAAACCCGGTGGCCGTTTGGTCGCCAACGCAGTAACCTTAGAAATGGAAGCGCTTTTGGCGCTACTTCATCAGCAGATGGGCGGCAGTCTTGCCCGCATCCAGGTCGCCCGCGCCGAACCGCTGGGCACCATGAGCGGCTGGCGCCCCGCCATGCCGGTCACCCAATGGGTGTGGGTCAAATGA
- the cobM gene encoding precorrin-4 C(11)-methyltransferase codes for MSVHFIGAGPGAADLITVRGRDILSRCPVCLYAGSIVPKDLLDWCPKDARLVDTAPLSLDEIEAEYLAAHAAGLDVARLHSGDLSMWSAVAEQIRRLSIHSIPYTLTPGVPAFAAAAAALGQELTKPALAQSLILTRVSGRASAMPERETLANFGASGATLAVHLAIHALDDIVAELTPLYGADCPVAIVVWASWDSERIVRGTLGDIAGKVATDPIERTAIIFVGHTLAAEGFSDSSLYDPAYQRRFRGRD; via the coding sequence ATGAGCGTCCATTTCATAGGCGCCGGTCCCGGCGCGGCGGACCTGATCACGGTGCGCGGGCGCGACATCCTAAGCCGTTGTCCGGTCTGCCTTTATGCCGGTTCGATTGTCCCAAAAGACCTGCTCGACTGGTGCCCCAAAGATGCCCGTCTGGTCGATACCGCCCCCCTCTCGCTCGATGAGATCGAGGCCGAATATCTCGCCGCCCACGCCGCCGGTCTCGACGTCGCACGCCTGCATTCGGGCGATCTATCCATGTGGAGCGCCGTCGCCGAACAGATCCGGCGCCTCAGCATCCATTCCATCCCCTACACCCTCACCCCGGGCGTTCCGGCATTTGCCGCGGCAGCGGCGGCGCTGGGCCAGGAACTGACGAAGCCTGCGCTCGCGCAAAGCCTTATTCTGACCCGGGTTTCCGGCCGCGCCTCTGCGATGCCGGAGCGGGAAACGCTTGCCAATTTCGGCGCCAGCGGCGCCACCCTCGCCGTCCATCTGGCCATCCATGCGCTCGATGACATCGTTGCCGAACTTACCCCGCTTTACGGCGCCGATTGCCCGGTTGCCATCGTCGTCTGGGCGAGTTGGGATTCCGAAAGAATTGTCCGGGGCACGCTGGGCGATATTGCAGGCAAGGTTGCCACCGACCCCATAGAGCGGACGGCGATCATCTTCGTTGGCCATACCCTTGCCGCTGAGGGGTTTTCCGACAGCTCGCTCTACGATCCCGCCTATCAGCGCCGGTTCAGGGGACGAGACTGA
- a CDS encoding SulP family inorganic anion transporter, which produces MDMVERYVPILNWGRRYSRDKFGRDFLAAVIVTIMLIPQSLAYALLAGLPPEVGLYASILPLVAYGVFGSSTSLAVGPVAVVSLMTAAAIGRIAQEGTADYASAAIVLALLSGGILTLMGLFRLGFIANFLSHPVISGFITASGLIIATSQVGGLLGISSTGHAMPELLASLAGHLEQFNPYTFAVGAASLAALVWVRTGMKGMLVSVGLPSTIATLAVRAAPVVVVLLAIAASAAFDLGTKGVALVGEVPQGIPLLSLPDLDLDIVSALIVPAFIISIVGFVESISVAQTLAAKKRERIDPDQELVGLGAANIASAFGSGFPVTGGFARSVVNHDAGAATPAAGMFTAVGIALATLLLTPFLALLPKATLAATIVVAVLALVDFSILKKSWSYSKADFAAVATTLAGTLIFGVETGISLGVAASVLVFFYRSSRPHMAIVGRVPGTEHFRNINRHDVRTDPHILALRVDESLYFANARYLEERIAREISGRPGITQVILMCPAVNAIDMSALESLEAINIRLKEQGIGLNLSEVKGPVMDRLKRSDFLDHLNGRVFLSHHDAVDALSVSLVP; this is translated from the coding sequence ATGGACATGGTTGAAAGATACGTCCCCATTCTCAATTGGGGCAGGCGGTATTCGCGGGACAAGTTCGGTCGTGATTTTCTGGCTGCTGTGATCGTTACGATCATGCTGATCCCACAATCGCTTGCTTACGCGCTGCTGGCCGGATTGCCGCCGGAAGTCGGGCTCTATGCCTCCATCCTGCCGCTTGTGGCCTATGGCGTTTTTGGCTCTTCGACATCGCTGGCCGTCGGCCCTGTCGCTGTCGTCTCGCTAATGACGGCGGCGGCCATCGGGCGCATCGCACAGGAAGGAACTGCCGATTATGCCAGTGCAGCCATAGTGCTCGCTCTGCTCTCTGGCGGCATCCTTACCCTTATGGGACTATTCCGTTTGGGCTTTATCGCCAATTTCCTCTCTCATCCGGTGATCTCCGGCTTCATCACCGCGTCGGGCCTGATCATTGCGACGAGCCAGGTCGGGGGTCTGCTTGGTATTTCCAGCACGGGCCATGCCATGCCCGAATTGCTGGCCTCTCTTGCCGGGCATCTTGAACAGTTCAATCCCTATACATTTGCGGTGGGCGCGGCTTCGCTTGCAGCCTTGGTCTGGGTGCGGACGGGCATGAAGGGGATGCTGGTTTCGGTGGGTCTGCCTTCGACAATCGCTACTCTTGCCGTTCGGGCCGCGCCCGTGGTTGTGGTACTGCTGGCCATTGCCGCCTCCGCGGCCTTCGATCTCGGTACAAAAGGGGTGGCTCTGGTCGGCGAGGTGCCGCAGGGCATCCCCTTGTTGTCGCTTCCCGATCTTGATCTCGATATTGTCAGCGCCCTGATCGTTCCTGCCTTTATCATTTCAATTGTCGGTTTCGTGGAGTCGATTTCGGTAGCCCAGACCCTTGCCGCCAAAAAACGCGAGCGCATCGATCCCGATCAGGAACTTGTGGGGCTTGGCGCAGCCAATATCGCATCGGCCTTCGGTTCGGGATTTCCGGTGACCGGCGGCTTTGCGCGCTCGGTGGTCAACCACGACGCCGGGGCGGCAACCCCGGCGGCTGGAATGTTCACCGCTGTCGGAATTGCCCTTGCAACGCTCTTGCTGACCCCGTTTCTGGCACTCTTGCCCAAGGCGACGCTAGCTGCGACGATTGTCGTGGCGGTGCTGGCGCTGGTCGATTTCTCGATCCTGAAAAAATCCTGGAGCTATTCAAAAGCCGATTTTGCAGCCGTTGCGACAACCCTTGCAGGGACACTGATCTTCGGAGTGGAAACCGGTATCTCCCTTGGTGTTGCGGCCTCGGTGCTGGTGTTTTTCTACCGCAGTTCGCGTCCTCATATGGCGATTGTTGGCCGGGTACCGGGAACCGAGCATTTCCGCAATATCAACCGCCATGACGTTCGGACCGATCCGCATATTCTGGCGCTGCGGGTCGATGAGAGCCTCTATTTTGCCAATGCGCGCTATCTCGAAGAGCGGATCGCACGCGAGATTTCCGGCAGACCGGGCATAACGCAGGTCATCTTGATGTGTCCGGCGGTCAATGCAATCGACATGTCGGCGCTTGAAAGCCTCGAAGCGATCAATATTCGCCTCAAGGAACAAGGCATTGGCCTCAACCTTTCCGAGGTCAAGGGGCCGGTGATGGATCGGCTCAAACGCTCCGATTTCCTCGACCATCTCAACGGCAGGGTTTTCCTGAGCCATCACGACGCCGTGGACGCGTTGTCGGTCAGTCTCGTCCCCTGA
- a CDS encoding TIGR01244 family sulfur transferase: MNIKKIDDRFSITGQIMPADIEALKDMGFVGIVCARPDEEEPGQPSFAQIEAAARTAGLVAFHVPVSGPLTEGQIIRFHDAMANIEGPVLGYCRSGARAGSLYATLDQ; encoded by the coding sequence ATGAACATCAAGAAGATAGACGACCGTTTTTCAATCACGGGCCAGATTATGCCCGCCGACATCGAAGCGCTCAAGGATATGGGGTTTGTAGGCATCGTTTGCGCTCGTCCCGATGAGGAAGAGCCGGGTCAGCCAAGCTTTGCCCAGATCGAGGCCGCCGCGCGAACCGCAGGACTTGTGGCCTTTCACGTACCGGTATCCGGCCCACTGACGGAGGGCCAGATCATCCGCTTTCATGACGCAATGGCCAATATCGAGGGGCCTGTTCTCGGCTATTGCCGCTCGGGTGCCCGTGCCGGCAGTCTTTACGCCACGCTCGACCAATAG
- a CDS encoding YeeE/YedE family protein translates to MRRIVFAGLIGLIFGSGIAVSGMANPAKVLNFFDFAGSWDPSLALVMGGALAVTAIGYFFVLKRPAPVFDKTFHLPTSREIDLPLVAGSAIFGIGWGITGFCPGGSIPALGLGEPDAFIFVAAMIGGIVLARSARQFLTNREPQTAR, encoded by the coding sequence ATGCGCAGGATTGTTTTTGCCGGCCTTATCGGGCTGATCTTTGGCTCCGGGATCGCGGTTTCGGGCATGGCCAACCCAGCCAAGGTTCTCAATTTCTTCGACTTTGCCGGTAGTTGGGATCCGTCCCTGGCTCTGGTCATGGGTGGCGCTCTGGCCGTGACCGCCATCGGATACTTCTTCGTCCTCAAGCGACCCGCGCCAGTCTTTGACAAGACCTTCCATCTGCCGACGTCAAGGGAGATCGACCTGCCACTGGTGGCCGGCTCGGCGATCTTCGGCATTGGCTGGGGAATTACGGGGTTTTGTCCCGGAGGCTCGATTCCGGCGCTTGGCCTCGGAGAGCCCGACGCCTTCATTTTCGTTGCCGCGATGATTGGCGGCATCGTGCTGGCGCGCAGCGCGCGCCAGTTTCTGACCAACCGTGAACCCCAGACCGCGAGGTAA
- a CDS encoding YeeE/YedE family protein has protein sequence MTEFTPLLSLFGGALIGLASVLLMALHGRVAGMTGILSAVIPPMGADWGWRAAFLGGTIVAPITIVAIFGDVVSFHSPVPAPWLIVGGLIVGVGVYFGSGCTSGHGVCGIARLSPRSIVATVVFMASTAATVFVIRHILGGL, from the coding sequence ATGACCGAATTCACTCCACTGCTCTCGCTGTTTGGCGGGGCGCTGATCGGGCTGGCATCCGTTCTGCTCATGGCGCTCCACGGCCGCGTTGCGGGCATGACCGGCATTCTTTCCGCTGTCATTCCCCCAATGGGCGCCGATTGGGGTTGGCGGGCGGCATTTCTTGGCGGCACCATTGTCGCCCCGATCACTATCGTTGCCATTTTCGGCGATGTCGTCAGTTTCCATAGCCCGGTCCCCGCGCCCTGGCTGATTGTCGGCGGGCTTATCGTAGGCGTCGGGGTCTATTTCGGCTCTGGCTGCACCTCGGGGCACGGCGTTTGCGGCATTGCCCGTCTCTCGCCACGTTCAATCGTGGCCACCGTCGTTTTTATGGCCTCAACCGCCGCGACGGTATTTGTCATTCGCCACATACTCGGAGGTCTGTGA
- a CDS encoding metalloregulator ArsR/SmtB family transcription factor, whose product MVIATGTQQLASQRRVIKSRVDEATAFLKKLANRDRLLVVCALVEGERSVRELEGLLDIRQPGLSQQLAELRSAGMIEGRKDGKAVFYRLADPRAKAIVSTMYDLFCGPDAQ is encoded by the coding sequence ATGGTGATCGCAACCGGGACACAACAGCTCGCCTCCCAGAGGAGGGTAATAAAGAGCAGGGTCGACGAAGCGACCGCATTTCTCAAGAAACTGGCGAACCGGGACCGTCTGCTCGTTGTATGCGCGCTGGTCGAGGGTGAGCGTAGCGTGCGTGAGCTCGAGGGTCTGCTCGATATCCGGCAGCCCGGCCTTTCCCAGCAACTCGCCGAACTGCGCAGCGCCGGCATGATCGAGGGCCGCAAGGACGGCAAGGCCGTTTTTTACCGGCTGGCCGACCCCAGGGCAAAAGCAATCGTGTCCACCATGTACGACCTGTTCTGCGGGCCGGATGCACAATGA
- a CDS encoding MBL fold metallo-hydrolase has product MSARPEVTGFFEPRTFSIQYVVADPETGKCAIIDPVLDYDEKSGCTGTVQADKLLAFIEGKGYELEWILDTHPHADHFSAAQYLKEKTGVKTAIGEKVVDVQKLWKGIYNWPDFRADGSQWDKLFADGEEFTVGNISARVMFSPGHTLASITYVIGDAAFVHDTLFMPDSGTARADFPGGSSQALWNSIQAILALPEETRVFTGHDYQPGGREPRWESTVAEQKATNIHMSKCKSMDAFKAVRDARDKTLPMPKLILHALQINTNGGRLPEPESNGRRYLKIPLDALGGAPW; this is encoded by the coding sequence ATGTCTGCAAGACCCGAAGTCACCGGATTTTTTGAACCGCGCACATTTTCTATCCAGTATGTGGTCGCCGACCCGGAAACCGGGAAGTGCGCCATTATAGATCCGGTTCTCGACTACGATGAAAAATCCGGCTGCACAGGCACCGTTCAGGCCGACAAATTGCTCGCCTTCATCGAGGGCAAGGGGTACGAGCTCGAATGGATACTGGACACCCACCCCCATGCCGATCATTTCTCTGCGGCCCAGTACCTCAAGGAAAAAACTGGCGTAAAAACCGCAATTGGCGAAAAGGTCGTCGATGTCCAGAAGCTCTGGAAGGGTATCTATAACTGGCCCGATTTCAGGGCCGACGGTAGTCAGTGGGACAAGCTGTTCGCCGATGGCGAAGAGTTCACTGTCGGCAACATTTCGGCAAGGGTGATGTTTTCACCGGGACACACATTGGCGTCCATCACCTATGTGATCGGCGATGCCGCTTTTGTTCACGATACGCTGTTCATGCCCGATAGTGGCACGGCCCGGGCCGATTTTCCTGGCGGAAGTTCGCAAGCGCTCTGGAATTCGATCCAGGCCATTCTGGCCCTGCCCGAAGAGACCCGCGTTTTTACTGGCCACGATTACCAGCCCGGTGGCCGTGAACCGCGCTGGGAATCGACGGTAGCAGAGCAGAAGGCCACCAACATTCACATGTCGAAATGCAAGTCCATGGATGCTTTCAAGGCGGTTCGGGACGCTCGCGACAAGACCCTTCCCATGCCAAAACTGATCCTGCACGCCCTGCAGATCAATACCAATGGCGGGCGGCTGCCCGAACCTGAATCGAATGGCAGGCGCTATCTCAAGATCCCGCTCGACGCGTTGGGAGGGGCTCCATGGTGA
- a CDS encoding diguanylate cyclase, with amino-acid sequence MRSVSEIWQPLIANLAVVALFSSIWSLASDWLDKQRWIIRKLCIGLLVGSAAVSTMLLTVEIVPGVVYDLRTCVVAVGAFFSGPVVAIIAILMSGAFRLLEGGAGVGLAFFHLGTAALVGLGVRSAARSPLPNPFWIVLLAAAMALLLLLVVFLLTRVVSLEEARDLVVPGTVLTLLATLMMGFTILAARRAGYDRSILRAALAQAPEFLYVKDTDGRFLTVNEAVVHHHGYSEPAEMIGRSDFDTTDRARAEELHEQERAIMESRTALLDFEEEVVDNSGQWRWYKTSKVPLTGKDGRIVGLAGMTVDTTAVKKLERELTESRDRLSLAMSEMSDGLALFDRNGYLVFCNDQYRDAFPRSAHARVPGRHINEILLECARAGEQLGIPEDDIEGWAERVGSLLRVPNVVTVELFNGTYLQLRNQPASNDSAVVIVTDVTDLKLAERALLEANADLSRQASTDPLTGLANRRVFDEVLERDMARCGRAGTPLSLVLLDVDRFKHFNDVYGHQAGDRCLILVANAIKTSLLRPSDLAARYGGEEFAIILPDTDLTGARAVAERIRNAIAEASADDPGGAVTASLGVAEYDLSKGPTTPEGLVRRADGALYSAKAAGRNKVMAAAAE; translated from the coding sequence GTGCGTAGCGTGTCCGAAATCTGGCAACCCCTCATTGCCAACCTGGCGGTCGTCGCCCTGTTTTCCTCCATTTGGTCTCTGGCGTCCGATTGGCTGGACAAGCAGCGTTGGATCATTCGCAAGCTGTGCATCGGACTTCTGGTCGGCAGCGCAGCCGTTTCCACGATGCTTTTGACCGTCGAGATCGTGCCGGGCGTAGTTTACGACCTCAGGACCTGCGTTGTGGCGGTCGGTGCGTTCTTTAGCGGCCCGGTTGTGGCCATCATTGCCATTCTCATGTCCGGAGCGTTCCGACTGCTGGAAGGCGGGGCAGGGGTCGGGCTGGCCTTTTTCCATCTGGGTACCGCCGCTCTTGTGGGACTTGGCGTTCGTTCAGCGGCGCGCTCTCCTTTGCCCAATCCGTTCTGGATCGTGTTGTTGGCCGCCGCCATGGCCCTGCTTTTGCTGCTGGTTGTTTTCCTGCTGACACGGGTTGTCAGCCTGGAGGAGGCCAGAGATCTTGTTGTGCCTGGTACGGTCCTGACGCTTTTGGCAACCCTCATGATGGGGTTCACCATACTTGCCGCCCGCCGGGCCGGCTACGACCGGTCCATTCTGCGGGCCGCCCTCGCTCAGGCCCCTGAATTCCTCTACGTCAAGGACACCGATGGTCGGTTTCTCACGGTCAACGAAGCGGTGGTCCATCACCATGGATATTCCGAGCCGGCGGAAATGATCGGCAGGTCAGATTTCGATACTACCGATCGGGCGCGGGCTGAAGAACTCCATGAGCAGGAACGCGCCATCATGGAGAGCCGGACCGCACTGCTTGATTTTGAGGAAGAGGTGGTCGACAACTCCGGGCAGTGGCGCTGGTACAAAACCTCGAAGGTCCCCCTGACCGGCAAGGATGGCCGGATTGTCGGGCTGGCGGGGATGACCGTCGATACAACGGCTGTTAAAAAACTCGAACGCGAACTGACCGAAAGCCGCGACCGTCTCTCGCTGGCCATGTCCGAAATGAGCGACGGCCTCGCGCTGTTTGATCGCAACGGGTATCTCGTCTTTTGCAACGACCAGTATCGGGACGCGTTTCCGCGGTCGGCGCATGCACGCGTGCCGGGCAGGCACATCAACGAAATCCTGCTCGAATGCGCACGCGCAGGCGAACAGCTCGGTATTCCCGAAGACGATATCGAGGGTTGGGCCGAACGGGTCGGCAGCCTGCTTCGCGTGCCCAATGTGGTGACCGTCGAACTGTTCAATGGCACCTATCTTCAACTGCGCAACCAGCCAGCCAGCAATGATTCCGCAGTTGTCATTGTTACCGATGTGACGGATCTCAAACTGGCAGAACGCGCTCTCCTCGAAGCCAATGCCGATCTGTCCCGGCAGGCATCGACTGACCCACTGACCGGGCTCGCCAATCGGCGGGTGTTCGATGAGGTGCTGGAGCGTGACATGGCGCGGTGCGGACGCGCCGGGACGCCGCTCAGCCTTGTTTTGCTCGATGTGGATCGCTTCAAGCATTTCAACGACGTGTACGGCCATCAGGCTGGCGATCGCTGCCTCATTTTGGTGGCGAACGCCATAAAGACCAGTCTGCTCCGCCCGTCCGACCTTGCCGCGCGGTATGGCGGCGAAGAATTTGCAATCATCCTGCCTGATACCGATCTGACCGGCGCCCGGGCTGTGGCTGAGCGCATTCGCAATGCGATTGCTGAGGCGAGTGCCGACGATCCAGGCGGTGCGGTTACTGCCAGCCTCGGTGTGGCGGAATACGATCTGTCAAAAGGGCCAACGACACCCGAGGGCCTGGTTCGCCGTGCCGATGGCGCCCTTTACTCGGCCAAGGCAGCGGGGCGCAACAAGGTGATGGCGGCGGCAGCTGAATAG
- a CDS encoding phosphatase PAP2 family protein → MLPGFFKQHFSSSRLKRLRDFVFAEQAVLIAIGIAAALVFAFLEVADEVSDGETHEIDIAILEIFRVPGDPNQMIGSFQFQEAVRDITALGSFSVLTIVVSSVVIYLLLTRRAAAAVLVAGAVISGALLSDLLKEFFDRPRPEFSAVAGELSASFPSGHSMISAVTYLTLGALLARLSERWREKIFFYGVAIVLTILVGTSRVLLGVHYPSDVVAGWALGAAWALAATALASLLRRRGVV, encoded by the coding sequence ATGTTGCCCGGATTTTTCAAGCAGCACTTCTCATCCAGCCGGCTTAAGCGCTTGCGCGATTTCGTTTTCGCCGAGCAGGCGGTATTGATCGCCATCGGCATTGCCGCCGCTCTGGTCTTTGCGTTTCTCGAAGTCGCCGATGAAGTGAGTGATGGAGAAACCCACGAGATCGACATCGCCATTCTCGAGATATTCAGGGTTCCGGGCGACCCCAACCAGATGATCGGGTCATTCCAGTTTCAGGAGGCCGTGCGCGATATCACTGCACTCGGCAGCTTCTCGGTTCTGACGATCGTCGTTTCCAGCGTCGTGATCTATCTGCTGCTCACACGCCGTGCGGCTGCGGCGGTCCTCGTTGCCGGCGCGGTCATCAGCGGCGCGTTGCTTTCCGATCTGCTCAAGGAATTTTTCGACCGGCCCAGGCCAGAATTCTCGGCGGTGGCGGGGGAATTGTCGGCCAGTTTTCCCAGCGGGCACTCGATGATCTCCGCCGTAACCTATCTCACGCTCGGCGCGCTGCTGGCGCGATTATCGGAGCGATGGCGGGAAAAGATATTCTTTTACGGCGTCGCCATCGTTCTGACGATACTGGTCGGCACCTCCCGTGTCCTTCTGGGCGTTCACTACCCGAGCGACGTTGTCGCCGGTTGGGCGCTGGGGGCAGCATGGGCCCTCGCAGCAACCGCTCTCGCCTCCCTGCTTCGCCGCCGGGGTGTCGTCTGA
- a CDS encoding TRAP transporter small permease subunit, with protein sequence MRALALAVQAIGGLNRLVGTVVSWLAVGVVAICFAVVVQRYIFNTTFLWMQDLYVWLSGAMFTAIAGFALFRDDHVRVDIFYRPASTKRKALLDIVGVVIFLLPFMYVVWNWGWIYVMRSWSFFEASQNIGGMPGLFVLKTFILVFAALVGLQGVAMVARAILVLADKEDLLPPLYRYKVETDEETPVV encoded by the coding sequence ATGCGCGCGCTCGCTTTAGCTGTTCAGGCCATTGGTGGCTTGAACCGGCTCGTCGGCACCGTCGTTTCATGGCTGGCGGTTGGCGTTGTCGCCATCTGTTTTGCGGTGGTTGTCCAGCGATACATTTTCAACACGACCTTTCTGTGGATGCAGGACCTTTATGTCTGGCTGAGCGGTGCGATGTTCACGGCGATTGCCGGGTTCGCACTGTTCCGTGACGATCACGTCAGGGTGGATATCTTCTACCGGCCGGCCTCGACCAAACGGAAGGCCCTGCTCGACATCGTCGGTGTCGTCATCTTCCTGCTTCCGTTCATGTACGTCGTCTGGAACTGGGGCTGGATCTATGTGATGCGCTCCTGGAGCTTTTTCGAGGCATCCCAGAACATCGGTGGTATGCCGGGACTGTTTGTTCTCAAGACTTTCATTCTGGTTTTTGCCGCTCTGGTCGGTTTGCAAGGAGTAGCGATGGTCGCGCGCGCCATCCTGGTGCTCGCCGACAAGGAAGACCTGCTTCCTCCGCTGTACCGCTACAAGGTCGAGACCGACGAGGAGACGCCAGTTGTCTAG